The Pigmentiphaga aceris DNA segment CCGGTCCATGAACTTCATGTTGCCTGCCTCCCGGGGCGATGATTCGCAGTGAGTTGGCTACTGCCGTGCAAAGGCCAGAATGTCTGGATCTTACGCGATGCCCTCCATCTGCATGAGGTAATTCGCGGTATGCATGAGCGCTGGTCAGGTCGGAGGAGGGTAGATTGGTATTCCGTTCTGCATATTCAATAAAGCTTGAAGCCTTGCGTGGACCTCACAGGCGACACGCCTTAAACCAGCATCGATAAAAAATGAAAATCACAAAACTCAATTTTCTGATTTCATCATTGCAAGCTGATTGCCCCTGTGGTCTTATTTACGCCAGCCTTTTGCCTCGCACCAACACCCGACACGCTAAGGCTGCGTAACGCCAGACAGTGGCTATCCGTTGCCCCGGTGCCATCTGGTCATTCGCGTCCAAGCAGTACGACAGGAGATGGCGATGACAGCCAGCGAACAAAAAGTGGCGGTGGTGACTGGTGCGGCAAAGGGAATCGGCCTGGCATCTTGCGAGCGTCTGGCCGCAGCCGGGTTCGCCGTGGTCATGGTCGATCTCGATGCCGGGGAACTTCAGGAAGCGGCGGCTGCGCTCACGGTTGCGGGCCACACCGTCATGGTGTCGGCGGGCGACGTCAGCAGCTTTGCGGGCGTTCAAGCGCAGTGGGCCGAGATCCTGGCCCGGTTCGGACGGGTCGATGCATTGGTCAACAATGCCGGTATTGCCCAGCCAAAGGCCTTGCTTGAAATCACCGAAGAAGAGTTCGATCGGACCATTTCGATCAACCTGAAGGGTTACTTCAACTGGTGCAAGGCCGTTGCCCAGACCATGATCGACCAGCAGTACGGCCGCATCGTCAACATATCCTCGGTCAGCGCAAACACAGGCGCAGCGCCCTCGGCAGTCAGCAAATTTGCGTACTGCGCGGCCAAGGCCGGCGTGCTGGGCCTGACACGCGGTCTGGCCAAAGAGCTGGCCCCCCACGTCACCGTCAATGCGATCTGCCCAGGGTCGATCATGACCGCGCTGACCGAAAAACTGATCATGTCCAACCGCGCGATGATCGAAAGCAGCATCCCGATGGGGCGCATCGGCACACCGCTGGATGTGGCGGTCGTTGTTGAATTCCTGATCACAGTGGAACCCAGCTTCATCACCGGCGAGATCATCGACGTCGATGGCGGTCAGTGGGTGAATTAGGCCACGCGTTTTCTAGCCTCTTATTTCGTATCCGTGCACGTCCATCAAGAGGAATCCTGAATGAACGATATCGAAAGTGCCGTATGCGCCTGGCTCGATGCCAACGAAGCCGACATGCGGGCATTGCTGGAAGAAGTGGTGAACATCGACAGCGGCAGTGGCAACAAGGCTGGCGTCGATCGGGTAAGCGCCGTGTTGCGCGCAAAGCTTGAGCAAGCGGGCATTTCTGTGCAGATGCATGCGCTGACTGATCATGGCGACTGCCTGCAAGCGGACCTGCCAGGTACAGGCGGCGCAAGCGACGCTCCCGTGCTGCTGCTGGGCCACATGGACACGGTGTTCCCCGATGGCACCGCCGCCCAACGCCCATTCAAGATCGACGGCAACATGGCCTACGGCCCGGGCGTCGCGGACATGAAAGCCGGGCTGGTGATGAACCTGTTCGTGGTGTTGGCCTTCAAGGAAGTGGGCGGCAACACCTTGCCAGTCCGCCTGTTCTTCAGCGGCGACGAAGAGATCGCCTCACCATCGTCGCGCGGTTTGATCATGGAAGCCGCAAGGGGCGTGTCGGCGGTATTGAACGCCGAGCCAGGACGGCCCAGCGGCAACGTGGTGACCGGCCGCAAAGGCGCGTTCTTCATCGACTTCGAAGTCGACGGCGTGGCTGCGCATGCGGGCGTGAATCACGCGCAAGGAGCCAGCGCCATCGAGGCCATGGCGCGCAAGATAACGGCCTTGCACGCCTTGACGGACTACGACCAGGGCGTGACCGCCAACGTAGGCACTGTGCATGGCGGCGTCTCGGTCAATACCGTCGCGCCTTATGTGAAAGCACAGCTCGATGTGCGCTTCCCCAGCCAAGTAGACCATGACAGCCTGCACGAACAGATTCAGAAAATCATCGAAAGCGTCGAGCTTGCCTGCACCTGTGGGCGCATCAAACGCGAGGGCATTTTCCTGCCGCTGATCGAGAACGAGGCGGGTGCTGCACTGCTGGCGGTCTATCGTGGCCAGACCAGCAAACTGGACTTCGATGTTCAAGGTGAATTCACCGGCGGTTCTGCAGACAGCGGCTTGACCAGTGCCGTCGGCGCACCCACCTTGTGCGCCACCGGGCCTGTCGGCGGCAACGCCCATACCGAGCAGGAATACTGCCGCATCGACACGCTGGTACCACGTGCAAAAGCCGTGGCGCTGACCATTCTCGATCTTGCACGGAGCACGCTGTGAACATTCGATTCGACGGACAAGTCGTTGCCATCAGCGGCGCGGCGATTGGCTTTGGTCGTGAGATGGCGGTGCGTTTCCAGGCCCTGGGCGCAAAGGTCTACGGTTGCGATATCCAGGCCGATGCCTTGCAGGAACTGGCTGCGTTGGGCGTGAGCACGACGGTTGTTGATCTGACTGACCGCAGTGCGGCGTCTGCTTGGGTGCGGCATGTCGAGGCTGACTGTAGGGCGGCGATCGATGTGTTGGTGAACAACGCGGGCGGTGTGGCGGGCCAGGCGAACAAGCCGATCGAGGATGTGTCAGATTCGGACTGGGATCGCATTGTCGATATCAATCTGGGGGCGGCATTTGCGCTGTGTCGGGCGGCTGCGCCGAGGATGAAGGCGGCGGGGAAGGGGGCTATCGTGAACATTACGTCGGGCGCGGCGTTGCAGGCGTCGTTGACGGGTGTGCAGGCTTACTGTTCGGCTAAACATGCGGTGTTGGGTCTGACCCGGCAGTTGGCGCATGAGTTGGGGCCTTTTGGTATTCGCGTGAATTCGGTAGCACCGGGGTTTGTGCGCAGCAATGCGGCGACGGAGCGTCAGTGGGATGCGTATGGGCCGGAGAAGCAGCGGGCGCTGGTGGAGGGCATTGCGTTAAGGCGGTTGGGCAAGCCTGAAGATATCGCGAATGCGGTGATGTTTTTCGCGTCGGAGATGGCGGGGTTTGTGAATGGTCAGGTGCTGCAGGTGGACGGGGGGCGCTGATTTTTCCTGTCGGGTGTGACGGGTTTGGATTTCTTGAGCCAGTTGCGTTTTGCTCGTGACGGCTTATCGCTATTGAGCCAGTCGCGGGTGGCGGGGGCGCGTCGCCTGCCCCGCTGGACCTACGCGTCGGGGCTACCGCCCTCCACGTCGTCCAGAAGGGCATGCGCCACGCCCCCGCCACCCGCGCCTTCAGAACGGCTTGGTTAAACGCTGATCCCGCCTTTGGGCGTGTTCGATTTTCTGGCTGCTCGGTGCTGTACACCGCTCCCCCGTACTGGCGTTCGCAGTCCTTGATTGCAGCCCGGCTGGAGTCGGGGACTTGGCTGGCCAGGTCGCCACGAAGCGATTTCTCCGGCTTCCGGTTCGGTGGGTGCTTCAGCAGCCTTTTACGGCAGTTCCGCTCAAGGAAAACTGCGCTCCTGCTTGGTGGTGGGGTGACACCGAAGCGGGTGGCCGCACGGTCACTGCATGCATAGAATGCCAGCGGCAATTATTGCGTTAGCGGCTGAACGTGACGGTGTCGAACGTTTACTGCATACGCTAGACGACTGGCTGGCCGACGTCCCGCCTTTTCGTCGCATTACCTGGTGCGCGGCCACCCGCTTCCAAGTCACCCCACCATGAAGCAGAAGTGCAGTCTCGTTGAGTGGTGCTGCTGTGAAAGACCTCTGATATACGGCCAGACTCGCGAGCCGCTGACTCGCTTCGTGGCGACCTGGCCAGCCAAGTCCCCAACTCCAGCCGGGCTGCAATCAAGGACTGCGGACGCCAATAATGGGGAGCCGCATACAGCACCCGAGCAGTCAGAGATATCGAATCGCCCAAAGGCGGGATTGGTGTCTAACCAAACGACATTGAAGGCGCGGGTGCCGGGGGCGTGGCGCCTGCCCTTCTGGACGACGTGGAGGGCGGGAGCCCCGACGCGTAGGTCCAGCGGGGCAGGCGACGCGCCCCCGGTGCCCGCGACTGGCTCAATAGCGAGAGATCGTCGCAGCAAGAACGCCCCTGGCTTTCCAGCGAGAGACCGTCGCAGCAAGAGAACAGCTTAAAACAGCGCCCCCCGCGCCAACACCGGCCACAGTTCCTCAACCTGCTCCCCGCGAATCGCCACCAGCCAATCATGCAGATTCACCGTCGGATCGCAATGGCCAGGAATCAACCGCACCTTGTCGCCCACCTGCAGCGGTGCCGCGCCCGCGTCCGGCACAATCACGCAGTGCTCGTCAGACAAACCCTTCACCGTCCACCCAGGC contains these protein-coding regions:
- a CDS encoding SDR family NAD(P)-dependent oxidoreductase translates to MTASEQKVAVVTGAAKGIGLASCERLAAAGFAVVMVDLDAGELQEAAAALTVAGHTVMVSAGDVSSFAGVQAQWAEILARFGRVDALVNNAGIAQPKALLEITEEEFDRTISINLKGYFNWCKAVAQTMIDQQYGRIVNISSVSANTGAAPSAVSKFAYCAAKAGVLGLTRGLAKELAPHVTVNAICPGSIMTALTEKLIMSNRAMIESSIPMGRIGTPLDVAVVVEFLITVEPSFITGEIIDVDGGQWVN
- a CDS encoding M20 family metallopeptidase, whose translation is MNDIESAVCAWLDANEADMRALLEEVVNIDSGSGNKAGVDRVSAVLRAKLEQAGISVQMHALTDHGDCLQADLPGTGGASDAPVLLLGHMDTVFPDGTAAQRPFKIDGNMAYGPGVADMKAGLVMNLFVVLAFKEVGGNTLPVRLFFSGDEEIASPSSRGLIMEAARGVSAVLNAEPGRPSGNVVTGRKGAFFIDFEVDGVAAHAGVNHAQGASAIEAMARKITALHALTDYDQGVTANVGTVHGGVSVNTVAPYVKAQLDVRFPSQVDHDSLHEQIQKIIESVELACTCGRIKREGIFLPLIENEAGAALLAVYRGQTSKLDFDVQGEFTGGSADSGLTSAVGAPTLCATGPVGGNAHTEQEYCRIDTLVPRAKAVALTILDLARSTL
- a CDS encoding SDR family NAD(P)-dependent oxidoreductase, whose product is MNIRFDGQVVAISGAAIGFGREMAVRFQALGAKVYGCDIQADALQELAALGVSTTVVDLTDRSAASAWVRHVEADCRAAIDVLVNNAGGVAGQANKPIEDVSDSDWDRIVDINLGAAFALCRAAAPRMKAAGKGAIVNITSGAALQASLTGVQAYCSAKHAVLGLTRQLAHELGPFGIRVNSVAPGFVRSNAATERQWDAYGPEKQRALVEGIALRRLGKPEDIANAVMFFASEMAGFVNGQVLQVDGGR